In a single window of the Rhineura floridana isolate rRhiFlo1 chromosome 3, rRhiFlo1.hap2, whole genome shotgun sequence genome:
- the KCNMB1 gene encoding calcium-activated potassium channel subunit beta-1: MLGKKLVTQKRGETRALCLGLGMVACSVMMYFFVEITIVPLYNRSVWTKESVCKLMNASIKEKVHCSYNEGSGDENIFHYPCLEVHVNLTLFGQVVMLYHTENTMDRNPKCSYIPPNMESDSEVQKHVETIRDNFRKNEILSCYYDPSRKEASVILERFYSPEGLFTIFVWPALMLIGGVLIIIMVKISQYFSVLSASQNRTVL, encoded by the exons ATGTTGGGGAAAAAGCTGGTGACACAAAAACGAGGGGAGACCAGAGCACTCTGCCTGGGCTTGGGAATGGTAGCATGCTCAGTGATGATGTATTTCTTTGTTGAGATCACCATTGTACCATTGTACAATAGAAG TGTCTGGACCAAAGAAAGTGTATGCAAACTGATGAACGCGAGCATCAAGGAAAAAGTCCACTGTTCATACAATGAAGGCTCTGGTGATGAGAATATTTTTCACTATCCTTGTCTGGAAGTCCACGTCAATTTGACACTCTTTGGGCAGGTGGTAATGCTCTATCACACCGAGAATACCATGGACAGAAACCCCAAG TGCTCCTATATCCCCCCAAATATGGAAAGTGACAGTGAAGTTCAAAAGCATGTGGAAACAATAAGAGACAATTTCAGAAAGAACGAGATATTGTCTTGTTATTATGACCCATCAAGAAAAGAAGCCAGCGTCATTTTAGAGAGATTTTATTCTCCAGAGGGCCTTTTCACCATTTTTGTCTGGCCAGCGCTGATGTTGATTGGTGGAGTCCTGATTATCATAATGGTGAAAATAAGTCAGTATTTTTCTGTACTCTCTGCTTCACAAAACAGAACTGTTTTATAG